In Halopseudomonas nanhaiensis, a single window of DNA contains:
- a CDS encoding Tad domain-containing protein, with translation MSAMLMQKNQDGYATIFTILLFAVMGLAAFSMFDSGQVAAERVRLQNTSDAAAYSAASLLARDYNFTAYTNRAMIANQAAIGQLVAINSWTHYLEQEAINLDTAGTIAQVVPGIGQAIKAVTNAVRMFAERLSDVVVQVTGAGVGVLDEYIYFLSKAQQIYHEAAYFSSMEATLAIIKQNDSDVEFGLVQTLAGLAKYSDRWQSSIRKNEVSLGQGRESDSVNRSRFREKTALVVASRDRFTADRATTWMNHRSFAARIQMRKRGATEFDMDDSGDAITWDWTSLDTESLWIALPRISRFRIRYRWRETMPVGWGAAHALDEGSDHNYFSRRQCAGNRCYNTSPGSKWGNAWENRWAATLGASNGRGNNLSKINGLRDYRDFETDRDPRFSGRAPAESSQSPGVTVHLAKKSSNISTSQDQLQSGSGTAVAEQLNIDSSGSLPTDRIVSVATAESYFSRPTSLWPRADRRLEHGNLYNPYWQPRLTEVSPGSRLIAAQLATGSPL, from the coding sequence TGCGTTTTCCATGTTCGATTCAGGTCAGGTCGCGGCTGAGCGGGTCAGATTGCAAAACACTTCGGACGCGGCTGCGTACAGCGCCGCATCTTTGCTCGCAAGGGATTACAACTTCACTGCTTATACCAATCGCGCGATGATTGCTAACCAGGCGGCTATCGGACAGTTGGTGGCGATTAACTCCTGGACTCACTATCTTGAGCAGGAGGCCATCAATCTCGACACCGCCGGTACGATTGCTCAGGTTGTACCTGGGATAGGGCAAGCTATTAAAGCGGTGACAAATGCGGTTCGGATGTTCGCGGAACGTCTTTCAGATGTAGTAGTTCAGGTGACCGGAGCCGGCGTTGGAGTTCTGGACGAATATATATATTTTCTTTCAAAAGCGCAGCAGATTTATCACGAGGCTGCTTATTTTTCCAGTATGGAAGCCACGCTCGCTATCATCAAGCAAAACGATTCAGATGTAGAGTTCGGCTTAGTGCAGACGTTGGCTGGACTAGCGAAGTATTCGGACCGCTGGCAGAGCTCCATTAGAAAAAACGAAGTTTCCTTAGGGCAGGGAAGAGAGAGCGACAGCGTGAACAGGTCTCGCTTCCGCGAAAAAACGGCATTGGTGGTCGCCTCCAGGGATAGGTTTACCGCTGACCGGGCGACGACCTGGATGAATCACCGGTCTTTTGCTGCGCGGATCCAGATGCGAAAGCGGGGCGCGACTGAATTCGACATGGATGACAGCGGGGATGCAATAACCTGGGACTGGACGTCCCTTGATACCGAAAGCCTATGGATCGCGCTGCCTAGAATAAGCCGTTTTCGTATTCGTTATCGCTGGCGCGAGACCATGCCTGTCGGATGGGGTGCAGCGCACGCCTTGGACGAAGGATCGGACCACAACTATTTTAGCCGCAGACAGTGCGCAGGCAACCGCTGTTACAACACCTCTCCCGGTAGCAAGTGGGGCAACGCCTGGGAAAATCGTTGGGCGGCGACGCTTGGTGCCTCTAATGGGCGCGGAAACAACCTCTCCAAGATAAATGGCCTCCGGGATTACCGCGATTTCGAGACAGACCGCGATCCGAGATTCAGTGGTCGCGCGCCAGCTGAATCCAGTCAAAGCCCTGGTGTGACGGTACACCTCGCCAAGAAGTCCTCGAACATTTCCACGAGTCAAGATCAGCTGCAATCCGGCTCGGGGACCGCCGTAGCGGAGCAGCTAAACATTGACTCGAGCGGCTCGCTGCCGACAGACCGAATTGTTTCGGTAGCGACAGCGGAATCGTATTTCTCCAGGCCGACGTCGTTGTGGCCACGGGCAGACCGCCGCCTCGAGCACGGCAATTTGTATAACCCGTACTGGCAACCTCGGTTGACGGAGGTTTCGCCAGGTAGTCGGTTAATCGCGGCGCAGTTAGCTACGGGGTCACCATTGTGA
- a CDS encoding TadE family protein: protein MSSAIRGQALVEFLVTAVLVLVPLFIAMVTLGKYLDARHKVELGARYIAWERTVWSEGPQGWPSVATGKSDNEIRGETQARVFGRRDQGIQSDVDEALKRYSIDPLLEYAYGHPTGNGPILRQTGNVSEFPLYVNATSERQAAPGTAGVTESALRWISNVPLFARFDIAQQGAHTGRVALSLRAPARISEMAELDIQLDRSVTLITDPWNAGGAGHVRRRVQGLTPTSHLDGIASVLTDLPFLVGPLEVVGRLELGYIDPDRVPQQYLERY, encoded by the coding sequence ATGAGCTCGGCTATACGAGGCCAGGCGCTTGTCGAGTTTCTCGTCACCGCAGTGCTGGTGCTGGTACCGCTATTTATTGCCATGGTCACCTTAGGCAAGTATCTGGACGCCAGGCACAAGGTTGAGCTGGGCGCACGCTACATCGCCTGGGAGCGGACCGTATGGTCTGAGGGACCGCAGGGTTGGCCAAGCGTTGCCACAGGGAAGAGTGACAACGAGATACGTGGCGAGACTCAGGCGAGAGTGTTTGGCAGGCGCGATCAGGGAATCCAGAGCGATGTAGACGAAGCGCTCAAACGTTATAGCATCGATCCGCTTTTGGAATACGCATACGGCCATCCCACTGGCAATGGTCCGATCCTGCGACAAACAGGTAACGTTTCGGAATTTCCACTGTACGTGAACGCCACCTCAGAGCGTCAGGCAGCGCCTGGAACCGCGGGCGTGACAGAGAGCGCGCTTCGCTGGATCTCAAACGTGCCCTTGTTTGCTCGGTTCGACATAGCTCAGCAAGGCGCCCATACCGGCCGAGTCGCTTTATCGCTGCGAGCGCCAGCGCGCATTTCGGAAATGGCGGAGCTGGATATCCAATTGGACCGAAGCGTGACTCTCATTACGGATCCCTGGAACGCAGGCGGCGCCGGGCATGTACGCAGACGGGTCCAGGGGCTGACTCCTACGAGCCATTTGGACGGTATCGCGAGCGTGTTGACTGACCTGCCGTTTCTGGTCGGACCATTGGAAGTTGTGGGTCGGCTTGAACTTGGCTACATCGACCCTGATCGAGTCCCTCAACAGTATCTAGAGCGCTATTGA